In Drosophila gunungcola strain Sukarami chromosome 2R unlocalized genomic scaffold, Dgunungcola_SK_2 000020F, whole genome shotgun sequence, a single window of DNA contains:
- the LOC128256469 gene encoding probable cytochrome P450 4aa1 isoform X2 has translation MRKCAGKAFHLYGSLVRIWVLLFPFFAVLEPEDLQMVLSSKKHTNKVFFYRLLHNFLGDGLITSSGSKWSNHRRLIQPAFHHNLLEKFIDTFVDASQSLYENLDASAEGTEINIATYVNSCVLDILNEAVLGVPIRRRGDDMVNMEESPFRQGKLMMPTRFTQPWLLLDGVYHWTKMANDELNQKKRLNDFTRKMIQRRRQIQNNNNGNGERKCLLDHMIEICESNPDFTEEDIVNEACTFMLAGQDSVGAAMAFTLFLLTQNPECQERCTQELETIFKGSNRAPSMGDLHEMRYMEMCIKEALRLYPSVPLIARKLGEEVRLANHTLPAGSNVFICPYATHRLAHIYPDPEKFQPERFSPENSEKRHPYAFIPFSAGPRYCIGNRFAIMEIKTVVSRLLRSFQLLPVPGKTTIAPTFRITLRASGGLWVHLQPRDHPLKDH, from the exons ATGAGAAAATGCGCAGGCAAGGCCTTTCATCTTTATGGCTCTCTAGTTCGGATTTGGGTGCTCCTGTTCCCGTTTTTTGCCGTTCTCGAGCCGGAGGACTTGCAGATGGTACTCTCATCCAAGAAGCACACAAACAAGGTCTTTTTCTACCGGCTGTTGCACAACTTTCTTGGCGATGGCTTGATAACCAGTAGTGGCTCCAAGTGGAGCAATCATCGCCGACTCATCCAGCCAGCCTTCCATCACAATCTGCTGGAGAAGTTTATTGACACCTTCGTGGATGCCTCACAGTCGCTTTACGAGAATTTGGATGCTTCTGCTGAAGGCACAGAGATCAACATTGCCACTTATGTGAACAGTTGCGTTCTGGACATTCTAAATG AGGCCGTTTTGGGTGTGCCCATCAGGAGGAGGGGTGACGACATGGTCAACATGGAGGAGTCACCTTTCCGCCAGGGCAAGCTCATGATGCCCACTCGGTTTACCCAGCCCTGGCTGCTGCTCGACGGGGTCTACCACTGGACCAAGATGGCCAACGATGAACTGAACCAGAAGAAGCGCCTCAACGACTTCACCCGCAAAATGATCCAGCGACGTCGCCAGATCCAGAACAACAATAACGGCAATGGCGAGCGAAAGTGCCTTTTGGACCACATGATCGAGATCTGCGAGAGTAATCCGGACTTCACGGAGGAGGACATTGTAAACGAGGCCTGCACCTTCATGCTGGCTGGCCAGGACTCGGTGGGTGCCGCCATGGCATTCACCCTCTTCCTGCTGACCCAGAACCCCGAATGCCAGGAGCGATGTACCCAGGAGCTGGAGACCATCTTCAAGGGAAGTAATCGCGCCCCCTCGATGGGTGACCTCCACGAGATGCGGTACATGGAAATGTGCATCAAGGAGGCACTGCGTCTGTATCCCAGTGTCCCACTGATTGCCCGCAAACTGGGTGAGGAGGTTCGTCTGGCCAATCACACTTTGCCCGCGGGCAGCAATGTCTTTATATGCCCCTATGCCACCCATCGTCTGGCCCACATCTATCCCGATCCGGAGAAGTTCCAACCCGAAAGGTTTTCGCCGGAGAACTCGGAGAAGCGCCATCCCTACGCCTTCATCCCGTTTAGCGCCGGACCGAGGTACTGCATCGGCAATAGGTTCGCCATCATGGAGATCAAGACGGTTGTTTCGAGGCTGCTCCGTAGCTTCCAGTTGCTCCCGGTTCCCGGGAAGACCACCATTGCACCCACCTTCCGGATCACTTTGAGAGCTTCCGGCGGACTGTGGGTGCACCTCCAGCCACGCGATCATCCGCTCAAGGATCACTGA
- the LOC128256469 gene encoding probable cytochrome P450 4aa1 isoform X1, whose translation MFVEKVLERATRLELCSILILLVISLSIYTFYATLNTYLRSVLLSLKLTGPPSLPFLGNCLLVTDKDLMRKCAGKAFHLYGSLVRIWVLLFPFFAVLEPEDLQMVLSSKKHTNKVFFYRLLHNFLGDGLITSSGSKWSNHRRLIQPAFHHNLLEKFIDTFVDASQSLYENLDASAEGTEINIATYVNSCVLDILNEAVLGVPIRRRGDDMVNMEESPFRQGKLMMPTRFTQPWLLLDGVYHWTKMANDELNQKKRLNDFTRKMIQRRRQIQNNNNGNGERKCLLDHMIEICESNPDFTEEDIVNEACTFMLAGQDSVGAAMAFTLFLLTQNPECQERCTQELETIFKGSNRAPSMGDLHEMRYMEMCIKEALRLYPSVPLIARKLGEEVRLANHTLPAGSNVFICPYATHRLAHIYPDPEKFQPERFSPENSEKRHPYAFIPFSAGPRYCIGNRFAIMEIKTVVSRLLRSFQLLPVPGKTTIAPTFRITLRASGGLWVHLQPRDHPLKDH comes from the exons CTGGAACGCGCCACTAGGTTGGAGCTCTGCTCGATCCTGATCCTCCTGGTGATCAGCCTGAGTATCTATACCTTCTACGCCACTCTCAACACGTATCTGAGATCGGTGCTTCTATCCCTGAAGCTCACGGGTCCTCCATCGCTGCCATTTTTGGGCAACTGCCTGCTCGTCACGGATAAAGACC TAATGAGAAAATGCGCAGGCAAGGCCTTTCATCTTTATGGCTCTCTAGTTCGGATTTGGGTGCTCCTGTTCCCGTTTTTTGCCGTTCTCGAGCCGGAGGACTTGCAGATGGTACTCTCATCCAAGAAGCACACAAACAAGGTCTTTTTCTACCGGCTGTTGCACAACTTTCTTGGCGATGGCTTGATAACCAGTAGTGGCTCCAAGTGGAGCAATCATCGCCGACTCATCCAGCCAGCCTTCCATCACAATCTGCTGGAGAAGTTTATTGACACCTTCGTGGATGCCTCACAGTCGCTTTACGAGAATTTGGATGCTTCTGCTGAAGGCACAGAGATCAACATTGCCACTTATGTGAACAGTTGCGTTCTGGACATTCTAAATG AGGCCGTTTTGGGTGTGCCCATCAGGAGGAGGGGTGACGACATGGTCAACATGGAGGAGTCACCTTTCCGCCAGGGCAAGCTCATGATGCCCACTCGGTTTACCCAGCCCTGGCTGCTGCTCGACGGGGTCTACCACTGGACCAAGATGGCCAACGATGAACTGAACCAGAAGAAGCGCCTCAACGACTTCACCCGCAAAATGATCCAGCGACGTCGCCAGATCCAGAACAACAATAACGGCAATGGCGAGCGAAAGTGCCTTTTGGACCACATGATCGAGATCTGCGAGAGTAATCCGGACTTCACGGAGGAGGACATTGTAAACGAGGCCTGCACCTTCATGCTGGCTGGCCAGGACTCGGTGGGTGCCGCCATGGCATTCACCCTCTTCCTGCTGACCCAGAACCCCGAATGCCAGGAGCGATGTACCCAGGAGCTGGAGACCATCTTCAAGGGAAGTAATCGCGCCCCCTCGATGGGTGACCTCCACGAGATGCGGTACATGGAAATGTGCATCAAGGAGGCACTGCGTCTGTATCCCAGTGTCCCACTGATTGCCCGCAAACTGGGTGAGGAGGTTCGTCTGGCCAATCACACTTTGCCCGCGGGCAGCAATGTCTTTATATGCCCCTATGCCACCCATCGTCTGGCCCACATCTATCCCGATCCGGAGAAGTTCCAACCCGAAAGGTTTTCGCCGGAGAACTCGGAGAAGCGCCATCCCTACGCCTTCATCCCGTTTAGCGCCGGACCGAGGTACTGCATCGGCAATAGGTTCGCCATCATGGAGATCAAGACGGTTGTTTCGAGGCTGCTCCGTAGCTTCCAGTTGCTCCCGGTTCCCGGGAAGACCACCATTGCACCCACCTTCCGGATCACTTTGAGAGCTTCCGGCGGACTGTGGGTGCACCTCCAGCCACGCGATCATCCGCTCAAGGATCACTGA